DNA sequence from the Fuscovulum ytuae genome:
CACGGCACTAGCCCCCCTTGCGCCGGCCCGGTGAAGCGGGTATCGCCCGCGCCTTCTGCCGGCCTCGCAGGCTTCGGTCTCGCAATCATTGAGAAACCCGCGCCGCGATGCTACCTTTGCTTGAACGCCCCGCGCCGGGGCCTGCACGGCGCGCAACCCAGGAGGACGATGTCCTGTCTCATTCTGACCCAGCGACCGGCCTGCCGGTCGGCCCGAGGGCCCCGCGCATGAGCGAGACGGCCACGGCAACCGCCCCCGCCTATACGTCCGAAGAAATCCTCGCCGCCGTCCTGAAATCCGTCGACGACGACAAGGCCGAAGATATCGTGCAGATTGATCTGCGCGGCCGTTCGGATGTGGCCGATTACATGGTCATCTGCTCGGGCCGTTCGTCCCGCCAGGTCGCCGCCATCTCGGAAAAGCTGGTCGATCGCCTGAAACAGGATTTCCGCCTCCACACCAAGATGGAAGGCAAGGAAACCGGCGATTGGGTGCTGATCGACACGGGCGATGTGATCGTCCATGTCTTCCGCCCCGAAGTGCGCGAATTCTACCAGCTTGAAAAGATGTGGCTGCCGGGAAGCGCGCATCGCGGGGCCTGATCCCCATGCGCCTGCACATCTGCGCCATGGGCCGCATCCGGGCCGATCAGCCCGAACGCGCCATCCTCGAAGACTATCAGATGCGGTTCAACCGCACCGGCAAACCGCTTGCCCTCGGTCCGCTGACGGAAATCGAAGTCGAGGACAAGAAGGGCGGCGGGATGGAAGCAGAGGCCGAACTTCTGCTCAAGGCCGTCCCCGCCGGATCGCTTCTCGTGACCCTCGATGAACGGGGGCGCGTCCTCTCCTCCCCTGAATTCGCCACCCAGATCGCCCGCTGGCGCGACGAAGGGCGGCAGGACGTGGCCTTCGTGATTGGCGGGGCCGATGGCCTTGCGCCGGGCCTGCGCGACCGCGCGGCTTTCTCGATCAGCTTCGGGCGCATGGTCTGGCCGCACATGCTTGTGCGCGCGATGCTGGCCGAACAGCTTTACCGCGCCGCCACCATCCTTGCGGGCAGCCCCTACCACCGCGCCTGACCAAATTTCTTCGAAGAAATTTGCAAAAGTTTTCGAAAACTTTTGCCGCCCCGCCCTCGCACGTTGCCCCCCGGTGCCCCGGCGGGTATTCAGACGCCAACGACACCGCAAAGGGGCATGCCGCCATGACCGTTCCGAAACCCGTCGTCCTTTGCATCCTTGATGGCTGGGGCCTGTCGGACCGGACCGAAGGCAATGCCCCCGCGCAGGCCAATGTGCCGACCTTCAACCGCCTCTGGTCCACCTGCCCGCATGCCACGCTCATCACCCATGGCCCGGATGTGGGCCTGCCATCGGGCCAGATGGGGAATTCCGAGGTGGGCCATACCAATATCGGCGCGGGCCGCGTCGTGGCCATGGACCTTGGCGCCATCGACCTCGCGGTGGAAGACGGCTCCTTTGCCACCAATGCCGCGCTACAGGCCTTCATCGCCACGCTGAAATCTACCGGCGGGGCGGCGCATCTGATGGGCGTGGCCTCCGATGGCGGGGTGCATGGCCATATCACCCACGTCCTCGCCGCCTGCCGCGCGATCACTGCCGCAGGCGTGCCCGTCTGGCTCCATGCCATCACCGATGGCCGCGACGTGGCCCCCTCGTCTGCAGCGGGCTTCATTGCCGACCTTGCCGCCCGCCTGCCCGTAGGTGCGCGCATCGCCACCGTGATCGGCCGCTACTGGGCGATGGACCGCGACACCCGCTGGGACCGCGTCGCGCGTGCCTATGCCGCCATGATCCACGCGCAGGGCGAACCTGCCCCCGATGCCGAAACCGCCGTCGCCCAATCCTATGCCAAGGGCGAAACGGACGAATTCATCGCCCCCACCGTTATCGCCAATTACTCCGGCGCGCGCGACGGCGACGGGTTCTTCTGCCTCAACTTCCGCGCCGACCGCGCGCGGGAAATCCTCTCGGCCATCGGCGACCCGGCCTTCACCGCCTTTGACACCGCCCCCCGCCCCGCCTTTGCGGCGCGTCTCGGGATGGTCGAATATTCCGACGCCCATAACGCCTATATGACCACGGCCTTCCCCAAACGCGTGCTGGTCAATACCCTTGGCGAATGGGTGGCCGCGCAAGGCCGCCGTCAATTCCGGCTCGCGGAAACCGAAAAATACCCCCATGTCACCTTCTTTCTGAATGGCGGGCGCGAAACCCCCTTCGCGGGCGAAGACCGCACCATGCCGAAATCCCCCAAGGTCGCCACCTATGACCTGCAACCGGAAATGAGCGCGCCAGAAGTCGGCACCCGTCTGGTCGAGGCAATCCGCGCCGGATACGACCTGATCGTGGTGAACTTCGCCAACCCAGACATGGTCGGCCATACCGGCGATCTTGCTGCCGCCATCGCAGCCTGCGAGGCGGTAGATCAAGCCTTGGGTGATGCGGTCGCAGCGCTTGCCGACAGGGGCGGCGCGATGATCGTCACCGCCGACCATGGCAATTGCGAACAGATGATCGACCCGCTGACGGGTGGCCCCCACACCGCCCATACCACCAACCCTGTCCCCGTGATCCTTTATGGCGGCCCCGAAGGCGCAACCCTACGCGACGGACGACTGGCCGACCTTGCCCCCACCCTGCTTGCGCTGATGGGCCTGCCGCAACCGGTGGAAATGACGGGGCAAAGCCTGCTCACATGATCCTGCGCGCTGCGGCCCTTACCCTTGCCCTCACCACGGCCCCCGCCGTGGCGCAATCCGTGGCCGAACAGGCCGCGCAAGCCTCGGCTGACCTGCAAGCCGCAGTCGCCGCATTGCAAGCCGCCGAAGGCGCACGCGACCGTGTCGCCGCCCTGACCGAAACGATCCGCGCCTATGAAACTGGCCTCGGCGCCCTGCGTGAGGCGCTCCGTCAGGCCTCCTTGCGCGAAACCGCCCTCACACTCCAGTTCAACGCCCAGCGTGACCGCATCTCGCAACTCGTCGGCGTTCTGGGGCAGATGGAGGCCGAACCCGGCCCCTCCCTCCTCCTGCATCCCACCGGGGCGCTTGGCACGGTGCGTTCCGGCATGATCCTTGCCGATGTCACCCCGGCCCTTCAGGCCGAAGCCGCCCGCCTGCGCGCCGAATTGCAGGAACTGCGCGATTTGCGCGATCTGCAACTTGCGTCAGGCCAGACGCTCGCCGCAGGCCTTTCCGCCGCGCAAGAGGCGCGCACGGCCCTGTCGCAGGCCATCTCCGACCGCACCGATCTGCCCCGCCGCTTTACCGAAGACCCCGATGCCCTGCGCGGCCTTCTGGAAAGCGCTGACACGCTTCAGGCCTTCGCCGAAGGCCTCGCCCCCGATGACAGCGATACCGAAGATTTCGCCGCCGCACAGGGTCGCCTGCCTTGGCCTGTCCTCGGTTCCATCCTCCTGCGGCCCGATGAGGCAGATGCCGCAGGCATCCGCCGCCCCGGCCTGACCCTTTCGACTCGCCCCCGCGCCCTTGTCACCGCGCCATGGCCCGCCACCATCCGCTATCGCGGCCCGCTGCTGGACTACGGAAATGTGATGATCCTCGAACCCGGCGGGGGCTATCTTCTGATCCTAGCCGGGCTGGATACCGTCTATGGCGAAGTGGGAGAGGTGGTCGCACAGTCTGCGCCCCTCGGTCTCATGGGCGGGAACGAGCCCGCGCTTGCAGACATCCTCGCCGCGTCGGAAGAAGGTGGTGGCGTGCGCGAATCGGAAACGCTTTACTTGGAACTACGGCAGGGAGCCGAGCCGGTGGACCCCGAACCCTGGTTCGCCGAAGGAAGGGATTGAGTTCGACATGAAGAAGTTCGTCATGGCCGCGCTGGGCGGCACGGTGGCCGGGGTGCTGATCACCACACAGGTTGCAGGACCCCTCATCGCGCAAGAGGCCGCACGAACCGAAAACGTCTATGAACAGCTTGATCTGTTCGGCGACATCTTCGAACGCATCCGCGCCCAATATGTCGAAGAGGTCGACAGCCAGCAGCTGATCGAAGCGGCCATCAACGGCATGCTCACCTCGCTTGACCCACATAGCAGCTATCTCGCCCCCGATGATTTCGACGATATGCGGGTGCAGACACGTGGCGAATTCGGCGGTCTGGGGATCGAGGTCACGCAGGAAGAGGGCTTCGTCAAAGTCGTCTCGCCCATGGACGGAACCCCCGCCGATGCCGCCGGGATCGAGGCAGGCGATTTCATCACCCATGTGAATGGCGAAAGCGTCCTTGGCCTGACCCTTGACGATGCCGTCGAAATGATGCGCGGTCCGGTCGGATCGGAAATCATCATCACCGTCGTCCGTGAAGGCGTCGAAGAACCCTTCGACGTCTCGATCATCCGCGATACGATCAAGGTGACGGCGGTCCGCTCGCGCATTGTTGGCAACACACCCGTCCTGCGCATCACCACCTTCAACGACCAGACAACCCCCGGCCTTGAGGCCGAATTGCAAAAGTCCCTTGATGAACTGGGCGGTCTGGACAACGTCGATGGCTTCGTCATCGACCTGCGCAACAACCCCGGCGGCCTCCTGACCGAGGCGATCAGCGTCTCTGACGCCTTCCTCGAGAAAGGCGAAATCGTCTCGACCCGTGGCCGCGATCCCGCGGATGGCGAACGCTTCAACGCCACACCGGGCGATCTGGCCGCCGCCAAGCCCATCGTTGTCCTGATCAACGGCGGCTCCGCCTCGGCCTCTGAAATTGTCGCCGGCGCCTTGCAGGATCACCGCCGCGCCATCGTCGTGGGGACCAAAAGCTTTGGCAAAGGGTCCGTGCAAAGCGTGGTCCCCCTGCGTGGCGACGGCGCGATGCGCCTGACCACCGCGCGCTACTACACGCCCTCGGGCCGTTCGATCCAAGCGCTCGGCGTGATGCCCGATATCGTGGTCAATCAACCCGTTCGCCCCCCGGCAACCGAAGGCGAAGAGGAAGAACAGTCCATCGCCCGCCGCCCGCAATCCGAGGCCGATCTGCGCGGCATCATCTCGAACGACTCCATGACCGAAGATGAACGCAAGCAGTTGGAAGAAGATCGCGCCCGGATCGAGGAAACCGCCGCGCTCCGGGACGAGGATTACCAGCTGGCTTATGCCGTCGACATCCTGCGCGGCCTGAAGGCCGTTGCCCCCTCCACCCAACCCTGACCCAGAGGCGCGGCCCCGATCAGAAGGGGCCGCGCAGTCCCATGGCCATCGACCCCAGCACCCTGCCCTACCGCCCCTGCGTCGGCGTCACCCTGATCAATGACAAGGGTGAGATTTTCGCGGGCCAGCGCCTCGATTCCACCGTCCCCGCATGGCAAATGCCGCAGGGGGGAATCGACGATGGCGAAAAGCCCCGCGCCGCCGCGCTGCGCGAGTTATGGGAAGAAACCGGTGTCACCGCTGATCTGGTGGATTTCGTGGCCAAGACCCCCGATTGGGTCACTTATGACCTGCCCCCCGAACTCTTGGGCAAGGTCTGGGGCGGCAAATATCGCGGTCAGCGTCAGAAATGGTTCCTCTTCCGCTTCATCGGAACCGACGATCAGATCCGCATCGACAGCGACCACCCCGAATTTTCCCGCTGGCGCTGGATCGGCGCTGCGGAAATGGTGGCCTCCATCGTCCCCTTCAAGCGCAAGGTCTATGAAGAGGTGGTGGCCGCCTTCCACCCCCACCTCGCGCCCTGATCCTTACTGCGCGGCGACCCGCGCCTCTGCCACCATGTCCTTGACCATCGGGATGACCTTCTCGCCATAAAGGCGGATGCTCTCCATCAGATGGACATGCGGCATCGGCCCGGTCGAATACTTCATGTCGAACCGCGTCACGCCCAGCGCCGTCACCGTCGCCGCAATCTTCCGCGCCACCGTCTCCGGGCTGCCGACATACAGCGACCCTTGCGTGATCTCCCCCATGAATCGATCCGCCGTCACCGGGGGCCAGCCCCGCTCGGCCCCGATCCGGTCAAACATCGCCTTGTAATGTGGCCAAAGCTGCTCTGCCGCCGCCTCATCCGTCTCGGCCACATGCCCCGGTGAATGCACTCCGATGGGCCGCACCACGCCCCCCACCTGCGCCACCGCCCGGTGATAGAGGTCCACATAGGGTTTGAACCGCCGCGGATCGCCCCCGATGATCGCCAGCATCATCTGCAAATCTTGCCGCACCACCCGGATGACCGACTCGGGGCTTCCCCCAACGCCGACCCAAACCTGCATCCCATCGCCCAGCGACGGATAGACCCGCGCCCGGTCCAAGGGCGCGCGCGTCTCGCCCGACCACGTCACCTCTTCCTCGCGCACCAGCCGCGCGAAAAGATCCAGCTTTTCCTCGAAAAGCTGCTCGTAATCCTCCAGCGCATAGCCGAACAAGGGGAAGCTTTCGGTAAACGACCCGCGCCCAAGGATCACTTCCGCCCGCCCGCCCGATATCGCGTTCAGCGTGGAAAACCGCTGAAACACCCGCACCGGATCATCCGACGACAAAACCGTGACCGCCGATCCCAAGCGTATCCGTTCCGTCCGCGCTGCAATAGCGGCCAGCACGATCTCTGGGGCCGAGACGGAAAAATCCGCCCGATGATGTTCGCCGACGCCAAGGAAATGGATGCCCACCTGATCGGCCAGCACCCCCTGCTCCACCACCTCGCGCAGCACGACCTCATGGTGCTGCAACCGCCCATCCGGCCCCAGCGTCGTATCCCCGAACGTGTCCAGACCCAGTTCCACCTGCATCGCGGCCTCCTTCAACCTTCGCGCCCAACATAGGCCCAACAGGCCCCGCGCGAAACTCTGCACCCGCGCACAGGCTTAGCGCAGAACGAAACCCACCTCGTTCAAACGCGCCCCGGCAGGCGTCCATGGCGCATCATAAAAAGAATAAACCGGCCCGCCTTCCACCCGCAGCCCCCGCGCCTCGGCCCATGCCCGCAGCGCATCGGCCCGCGCCGCCATATCGACGCTGTCCGGCATGCCCGAAAATCCCTCCACCACCATCCGCGCCGCGGGCATCTCGCGCAGCACAACCCGCGCATCCTTCGGCACAGGCAACCCCGCCGCAACCGCCGCCGCAGGCATGGTGAACCGCACCCGCCACACCCCTTCGCCCTGATCCGCCTGCTCGACCGGGACGGTCATGGCGATCTTGTCGCCCCCGTCGTTGCCGCCAAAGATATACCCCGCCAACAACCCGAACCCGGTGTTCACCGCCGCCTTCCGGTCTCCCCGCACCGCCACCTCGGCCACAACGCGGGGTCCATAGGCCCGCACCTCTCGCGCGCCCTCTGCCGCCTCCACTACAAAGGCAGGCCGTTCATATCCCTTCCGCGTCATCTCTTCCGCCCCCGCCTGCCCCGCCATCATCGCCACCGCCACCAGCCACAGCCACCGCATAGCGCACCTCCTGTATCACAACCCTTCAACCTAGCTTGCCTCACAAGGGATTCGAGCGTATCTAGCCCCGCATGACCCGCTTCTTCGACATGGCCGATCACGCCCGCCTGCCTTGGCGCTTCACCCGCGAAAGCCGGTCCGTCCTCGCACGACTTATCTGACGCCTTCCCGCGTCATCGGCGCTCTGCGCCACCCCCACAGCCATATCCGAAAGAGATGAGCCATGACCGCTCCGCGCACCCTCTATGACAAGATCTGGGATGATCACGTCGTCCATCAGGCCGAAGACGGCACCTGCCTTCTGTATATCGACCGCCACCTCGTGCATGAGGTGACCTCGCCGCAGGCCTTCGAAGGCCTGCGCATGACGGGCCGCAAAGTCCGCGCCCCGGAAAAGACCATCGCCGTGCCGGACCACAACGTCCCCACGA
Encoded proteins:
- the rsfS gene encoding ribosome silencing factor, whose protein sequence is MLPLLERPAPGPARRATQEDDVLSHSDPATGLPVGPRAPRMSETATATAPAYTSEEILAAVLKSVDDDKAEDIVQIDLRGRSDVADYMVICSGRSSRQVAAISEKLVDRLKQDFRLHTKMEGKETGDWVLIDTGDVIVHVFRPEVREFYQLEKMWLPGSAHRGA
- the rlmH gene encoding 23S rRNA (pseudouridine(1915)-N(3))-methyltransferase RlmH; translated protein: MRLHICAMGRIRADQPERAILEDYQMRFNRTGKPLALGPLTEIEVEDKKGGGMEAEAELLLKAVPAGSLLVTLDERGRVLSSPEFATQIARWRDEGRQDVAFVIGGADGLAPGLRDRAAFSISFGRMVWPHMLVRAMLAEQLYRAATILAGSPYHRA
- the gpmI gene encoding 2,3-bisphosphoglycerate-independent phosphoglycerate mutase, whose translation is MTVPKPVVLCILDGWGLSDRTEGNAPAQANVPTFNRLWSTCPHATLITHGPDVGLPSGQMGNSEVGHTNIGAGRVVAMDLGAIDLAVEDGSFATNAALQAFIATLKSTGGAAHLMGVASDGGVHGHITHVLAACRAITAAGVPVWLHAITDGRDVAPSSAAGFIADLAARLPVGARIATVIGRYWAMDRDTRWDRVARAYAAMIHAQGEPAPDAETAVAQSYAKGETDEFIAPTVIANYSGARDGDGFFCLNFRADRAREILSAIGDPAFTAFDTAPRPAFAARLGMVEYSDAHNAYMTTAFPKRVLVNTLGEWVAAQGRRQFRLAETEKYPHVTFFLNGGRETPFAGEDRTMPKSPKVATYDLQPEMSAPEVGTRLVEAIRAGYDLIVVNFANPDMVGHTGDLAAAIAACEAVDQALGDAVAALADRGGAMIVTADHGNCEQMIDPLTGGPHTAHTTNPVPVILYGGPEGATLRDGRLADLAPTLLALMGLPQPVEMTGQSLLT
- a CDS encoding murein hydrolase activator EnvC family protein is translated as MLRAAALTLALTTAPAVAQSVAEQAAQASADLQAAVAALQAAEGARDRVAALTETIRAYETGLGALREALRQASLRETALTLQFNAQRDRISQLVGVLGQMEAEPGPSLLLHPTGALGTVRSGMILADVTPALQAEAARLRAELQELRDLRDLQLASGQTLAAGLSAAQEARTALSQAISDRTDLPRRFTEDPDALRGLLESADTLQAFAEGLAPDDSDTEDFAAAQGRLPWPVLGSILLRPDEADAAGIRRPGLTLSTRPRALVTAPWPATIRYRGPLLDYGNVMILEPGGGYLLILAGLDTVYGEVGEVVAQSAPLGLMGGNEPALADILAASEEGGGVRESETLYLELRQGAEPVDPEPWFAEGRD
- a CDS encoding S41 family peptidase; this translates as MKKFVMAALGGTVAGVLITTQVAGPLIAQEAARTENVYEQLDLFGDIFERIRAQYVEEVDSQQLIEAAINGMLTSLDPHSSYLAPDDFDDMRVQTRGEFGGLGIEVTQEEGFVKVVSPMDGTPADAAGIEAGDFITHVNGESVLGLTLDDAVEMMRGPVGSEIIITVVREGVEEPFDVSIIRDTIKVTAVRSRIVGNTPVLRITTFNDQTTPGLEAELQKSLDELGGLDNVDGFVIDLRNNPGGLLTEAISVSDAFLEKGEIVSTRGRDPADGERFNATPGDLAAAKPIVVLINGGSASASEIVAGALQDHRRAIVVGTKSFGKGSVQSVVPLRGDGAMRLTTARYYTPSGRSIQALGVMPDIVVNQPVRPPATEGEEEEQSIARRPQSEADLRGIISNDSMTEDERKQLEEDRARIEETAALRDEDYQLAYAVDILRGLKAVAPSTQP
- a CDS encoding RNA pyrophosphohydrolase — translated: MAIDPSTLPYRPCVGVTLINDKGEIFAGQRLDSTVPAWQMPQGGIDDGEKPRAAALRELWEETGVTADLVDFVAKTPDWVTYDLPPELLGKVWGGKYRGQRQKWFLFRFIGTDDQIRIDSDHPEFSRWRWIGAAEMVASIVPFKRKVYEEVVAAFHPHLAP
- a CDS encoding LLM class flavin-dependent oxidoreductase codes for the protein MQVELGLDTFGDTTLGPDGRLQHHEVVLREVVEQGVLADQVGIHFLGVGEHHRADFSVSAPEIVLAAIAARTERIRLGSAVTVLSSDDPVRVFQRFSTLNAISGGRAEVILGRGSFTESFPLFGYALEDYEQLFEEKLDLFARLVREEEVTWSGETRAPLDRARVYPSLGDGMQVWVGVGGSPESVIRVVRQDLQMMLAIIGGDPRRFKPYVDLYHRAVAQVGGVVRPIGVHSPGHVAETDEAAAEQLWPHYKAMFDRIGAERGWPPVTADRFMGEITQGSLYVGSPETVARKIAATVTALGVTRFDMKYSTGPMPHVHLMESIRLYGEKVIPMVKDMVAEARVAAQ
- a CDS encoding SOUL family heme-binding protein translates to MRWLWLVAVAMMAGQAGAEEMTRKGYERPAFVVEAAEGAREVRAYGPRVVAEVAVRGDRKAAVNTGFGLLAGYIFGGNDGGDKIAMTVPVEQADQGEGVWRVRFTMPAAAVAAGLPVPKDARVVLREMPAARMVVEGFSGMPDSVDMAARADALRAWAEARGLRVEGGPVYSFYDAPWTPAGARLNEVGFVLR